In Strigops habroptila isolate Jane chromosome 6, bStrHab1.2.pri, whole genome shotgun sequence, a single genomic region encodes these proteins:
- the LOC115610141 gene encoding glutathione S-transferase isoform X6 yields the protein MYVEGTTDLMGMIMYLPFQAADTKEKNLALIIERATTRYFPVYEKALKDHGQDYLVGNKLSWADIHLLEAILMAEECKPDILSAFPLLQAFKGRTSNIPTIKKFLQPGSQRKPPTDEKAVAMVKKIYNI from the exons ATGTATGTGGAGGGAACAACAGACCTGATGGGAATGATTATGTATCTCCCTTTTCAAGCAGctgacacaaaagaaaagaatcttgCCTTAATCATTGAACGAGCTACAACCAGGTACTTCCCTGTTTATGAAAAG GCCTTAAAAGACCATGGCCAGGATTATCTTGTTGGCAACAAATTAAGCTGGGCAGACATCCACCTGCTGGAAGCCATTTTAATGGCAGAAGAATGTAAGCCTGATATACTGTCTGCATTCCCTCTGCTCCAG GCTTTTAAAGGAAGAACAAGCAACATTCCAACAATCAAAAAATTCTTGCAGCCTGGCAGCCAGAGGAAGCCACCAACAGATGAGAAGGCTGTTGCCATGGTGAAGAAAATATACAATATCTAA
- the TMEM14A gene encoding transmembrane protein 14A isoform X3: MVPAGQGGGAGGGRRAVGQAWRGGTRVGTMAIDWIGFAYAALLAVGGVVAYTRKGSKISLAAGLTFGSAAGYGAYCITRDPRNVKVSLFSSFLLTIIMGMRFKRSKKLMPAGLVACLRGIWQLQN; this comes from the exons ATGGTGCCCGCCGGGCAGGGAGGCGGGGCCGGAGGAGGTCGAAGGGCGGTGGGGCAGGCGTGGCGCGGCGGGACGAG agttGGGACCATGGCTATTGACTGGATTGGTTTTGCATATGCTGCACTGCTGGCTGTTGGAGGTGTTGTAGCATACACTCGTAAAG GTAGTAAAATCTCTTTAGCTGCTGGTCTTACCTTTGGTTCTGCGGCTGGTTATGGAGCTTACTGCATAACACGTGATCCGAGAAATGTGAAGGTATCATTGT tttcatcttttcttttgacCATTATAATGGGAATGAGGTTCAAGAGGTCCAAGAAATTAATGCCAGCCGGACTAGTAGCGTGCCTGAG GGGAATTTGGCAACTTCAGAACTGA
- the TMEM14A gene encoding transmembrane protein 14A isoform X4, whose protein sequence is MAIDWIGFAYAALLAVGGVVAYTRKGSKISLAAGLTFGSAAGYGAYCITRDPRNVKVSLFSSFLLTIIMGMRFKRSKKLMPAGLVACLSLLMILRLVLTLL, encoded by the exons ATGGCTATTGACTGGATTGGTTTTGCATATGCTGCACTGCTGGCTGTTGGAGGTGTTGTAGCATACACTCGTAAAG GTAGTAAAATCTCTTTAGCTGCTGGTCTTACCTTTGGTTCTGCGGCTGGTTATGGAGCTTACTGCATAACACGTGATCCGAGAAATGTGAAGGTATCATTGT tttcatcttttcttttgacCATTATAATGGGAATGAGGTTCAAGAGGTCCAAGAAATTAATGCCAGCCGGACTAGTAGCGTGCCTGAG CCTTCTGATGATTTTGAGGCTTGTTTTGACGCTGCTATAG
- the TMEM14A gene encoding transmembrane protein 14A isoform X1 has product MVPAGQGGGAGGGRRAVGQAWRGGTRVGTMAIDWIGFAYAALLAVGGVVAYTRKGSKISLAAGLTFGSAAGYGAYCITRDPRNVKVSLFSSFLLTIIMGMRFKRSKKLMPAGLVACLSLLMILRLVLTLL; this is encoded by the exons ATGGTGCCCGCCGGGCAGGGAGGCGGGGCCGGAGGAGGTCGAAGGGCGGTGGGGCAGGCGTGGCGCGGCGGGACGAG agttGGGACCATGGCTATTGACTGGATTGGTTTTGCATATGCTGCACTGCTGGCTGTTGGAGGTGTTGTAGCATACACTCGTAAAG GTAGTAAAATCTCTTTAGCTGCTGGTCTTACCTTTGGTTCTGCGGCTGGTTATGGAGCTTACTGCATAACACGTGATCCGAGAAATGTGAAGGTATCATTGT tttcatcttttcttttgacCATTATAATGGGAATGAGGTTCAAGAGGTCCAAGAAATTAATGCCAGCCGGACTAGTAGCGTGCCTGAG CCTTCTGATGATTTTGAGGCTTGTTTTGACGCTGCTATAG
- the TMEM14A gene encoding transmembrane protein 14A isoform X2 yields the protein MVPAGQGGGAGGGRRAVGQAWRGGTRVGTMAIDWIGFAYAALLAVGGVVAYTRKGSKISLAAGLTFGSAAGYGAYCITRDPRNVKVKLLQNEDSVPFMTFVLCCWHCICCPLGLPTSCHRQGCLPCRK from the exons ATGGTGCCCGCCGGGCAGGGAGGCGGGGCCGGAGGAGGTCGAAGGGCGGTGGGGCAGGCGTGGCGCGGCGGGACGAG agttGGGACCATGGCTATTGACTGGATTGGTTTTGCATATGCTGCACTGCTGGCTGTTGGAGGTGTTGTAGCATACACTCGTAAAG GTAGTAAAATCTCTTTAGCTGCTGGTCTTACCTTTGGTTCTGCGGCTGGTTATGGAGCTTACTGCATAACACGTGATCCGAGAAATGTGAAG GTAAAACTGCTCCAGAATGAAGATTCAGTTCCTTTCATGACgtttgttctctgctgctggcactgcatTTGTTGCCCTCTTGGGCTGCCAACCTCTTGTCACAGACAAGGATGTCTCCCTTGTAGGAAATAA